The genomic region ACCTACACCTTCAAGCTCAGAGACGCGCTCAAGTTCCACGACGGCACTCCGGTGCGCGCGGCCGATGCGGTGCAATCGATCAAGCGCTGGTCGGCGCGCGACGTCGCCGGGCGCCGGATGGTCGAGCTCGGCATGGATTTGAAAGTCGTCGACGACAAGACCTTCACGCTCACCATGAAGGAGAAATGGGGCCAGGTTCTGGACTCGCTCTCCAAGCTGTCCTCGAGCGCGCTCTATGTCATGCGCGAGAAGGAAGCCTCCGTGGATCCGACCGCGCAGATCACCGAGACCATCGGCTCCGGTCCGTTCCGCTTCAACAAGGAGCTGTTCGTTCCCGGCAGCAAGATCGTCTATGACCGCAATCCCGACTACAAGCCGCGCTCGGAGCCGGTAAGCATGTATGCCGGCGGCCGGGTGGCCAAGGTCGACCGCGTGGAATGGAGCATCATCACCGACACCAACACCGCGACCGCGGCGCTCAACGCCGGTGAGGTCGATATCTACGAGACCCCGCCTTTGGATTTTCTGCCCACGCTCCGCAAGAACAAGGACATCGTGGTGCGCGTCAACAACCCGACGGGTGCCATGGGCATCGTCCGGCCGAACCATCTGCACCCGCCCTTCAACAACGTGAAGGCGCGCGAAGCCCTCCTGCACATGGTCGACCAAGAAGACTATATGCGCGCCGCCGTCGGCTCCGATCCGTCGAATTGGCGCGTGTGCTGGGCCTACTTGGTCTGCGGCACCACGACCGCGACCGAGGCCGGAGCGGAGAGCTTGCGCAAGCCGGACATTGCCTTGGCGAAGCGCCTTGTGCAGGAGTCGGGCTACAAGGGCGAGCCGGTCGTGGTGGTGCAGCCGACCGATCAGCAGATCATCCGCGACTTCACCGAGGTCACCATCCAGAAGCTGAAGGAGATCGGCTTCAACGTCGACGTCAAGGCGGTCGATTGGGGTACGATGCTGGCGATCCGCGCCAAACAGGATCCGCCGGGGCAGGGTGGCTGGAACATCACCCACACCTGGTCCTTCGGCCTCGAGCTCGGCAATGCAGTCACCAACTTCTCGCTCACGTCGAGCTGCGATCGCAAGGGCTGGCCGGGTTGGGTCTGCGATGAGGAGACCGAGAAGCTGCGCGACGATTGGGCGCGGGCGCCGGATCTGGCCGCCCGCAAGGTGGTCGGCGAGAAGCTGCAGCGCCGGGCCTTGCAAGTGGTGCATTTCGTGCCGCTCGGCCAGTTCTTCCAGCCCGTCGCCTTCCGCTCGAACATCAAGGGCATGATCGAGGCGGCGATCCCGGTGCTCTGGAACGTCGAGAAGCAGTAGGCGCGACCGCGTGGTGCGCCCTTGCCCGGCCATTCCCCCGTCATCGGTGGGGAGGGCCGATGCCGGGGAGCGTATGGAGTTCGGTTAGCCGTTCGCCGCTCTGGCCGTCATCCGCGGCGATCTGAGCCGCGGAAGCGGTTGGGGAGCCGGCGTTGCTTCGTTGATGAGGTAAAGCGCGCCAAAGAGCATGTCGACCGTCGCGCTGGTGCTCGACAGCGGCGCGATGATGATCTCGTAGCGATAGAACTCGCGCGCGGTCCAGGGGGGGAGATTGCGCACCTAGTGCGGCATGCGGGTGTGGACGGCGCTCAGGTAGGCGTTGAAAACGCTCTGCCAGCCCGGGCCGTATTCCTTCTCATTGACGGCGGTGCCGGTGAATTCCCTATTGGCCCATCGGCGAATCTCCGTGCCGACGAGCCGGTATCGGAAGCTGACCGGCTCCCTCGCGACGTCTACCAGAAATAGGCATGAGAGAAGATGCGGTATCTCTTGCGGCTCGATGTCCGAGCGGCTCGGCAGGCGGTTATCGACGTGCTTGCTTAGCCAATAGTCATGCGCCTCTTTGACGACCTGCGTCTCGAATGGCCACCGGACACTCGGCAGCGCCACGTCGGCTATCGCAATTCCCATTTGGTTACCCTCTCCAACGTATCGGCCAGGGCTCAGCTCGGGGGCTTGTCGGATCTCTGCATCGGTTCGAGAGCCTCGACCGTACGCTTCGGCCGGCACCAAGTCTTTGCCGCGGACTGAATAGTTCTGAAGCGGGACGCGGCGCTGCAGTCGGCGGCTAGGATTCTCACCCTTGAACACGATTAAATCTGAGTTTTTCTGAAAATCGCCTACAATTGTTGGCCATGGTTCGGGTAGCGGAGACGCGCGCGACGATCGCGTTCGGACGCTTGGCGGTCCTGCCCCATCGACGCGAGCTTCGCATCGACGATTGTCCGATCGAGCTCGGCAGCCGCGCGTTCGATGTGCTGATGGCGCTCATCGATGCTCGGGGCTCGGTGGTCAGCAAAGATGCGTTGATGGATCGAGTTTGGCCGGGCAGAATCGTCGAAGAGAATAGTCTTCAGTCGCAGATCTCCATGCTGCGCAAGGCATTCGGCACGGAGCGCGGCCTCATCCGCACGGTGGCGGGACGCGGCTACCAATTCATCGGCGAGCCGAGCGCGCGCGAAGCGGCTGTGGACGCGCCGAAGGTTCCAGCAGCGGCAACCGGCACCACCGCGCCGATACGCCCGCCGACCAATCTTTCCGAGCCCCTGTCCGAACTGATCGGACGCGAAAGCGAGCTTGCGGAGGTTGCCGCACTGCTCGGGGACAACCGGCTGGTTACGCTGACCGGGGCGGGCGGCATCGGCAAGACGCGCATCGCACTTGCCGCAGCCAGAGTTTTGCTGCCGACGTTTCCCGACGGAGTTTGGGTGGCGGAGCTCGGGCCGCTGTCGGATCCGGATTTTGTCGCGACGACCGTGGCAAACGCGCTCAATCTGAAGCTTGATGCCGAAGCGACGACCGCCGAGCACATCGCTGAGGCAGTGAGCTCGAAGCGCGTCATGCTGGTGCTCGACAATTGCGAGCACGTCATCGTGCCGGCGGCAAGGATGGCCGAGGCGCTCATGCGCGCAAATTCAGCCATCCGCGTGGTCGCCACGAGCCGCGAGCCGCTGCGAGCCGAGGGCGAGCGCATCTATAATTTACCACCGCTCAGCGTGCCGGCTGTCGGAGCCGAAGATCCGGAAGAGGTGCTCAGAACCGGGGCGGTCAGGCTGTTTCTGGCGCGAATGCTGGCGCAGGAGCGGTACTTTGTCCGAGACGAGCGTCTGACCCGGGGCATGGCGACGATTTGCCGGCGGTTGGACGGCATTCCGCTTGCGATCGAGCTGGCCGCGGCGCGTGCATCGACGCTCGGCATAGAAGGTCTAGCGGCAAGGCTCGACGACCGGTTCAGCCTCCTGACCGGCGGCCGTCGCACGGCATTGCCGCGCCATCAGATGCTGAGGGCGACGCTGGACTGGAGCTACGAGTTGCTTTCCGAGCCGGAGCGCGCGGTTTTGCGGCGCCTCGCGGCGTTCGCCGGCGGATTTTCGCTGGAGGGTGCGGTTGCGCTGGCGGTCGGAGGGCCTATCTCTGCGTCCGATGTCGTGGACACGCTCGCAGACTTGGTTGCGAAATCGCTCGTCGGCGCAGAGGTCGATCGCTCGGCTCTCCCTTACCGCCTACTGGAGACCACGCGGGCCTATGCCTTGGAAAAACTCTCCGAGAGCGGCGAATTCGCAAAGGTCGCCCGCCGCCGCGCCGAGTTCCTCCGCGATCTCTTGCTTCGTGCCGAGATTGAATTGGAGACCCGCTCCGCGGCCGACTGGGTGAATGCTTATGGCCGAAGCATCGACGACGTCCGGCTGGCTCTGGACTGGGCATTCTCCCCGGCCGGGGACGCCAATCTAGGCGTCGATCTCACCGTCGCCTCGGTGCCGCTCTGGGTGCAACGGGAGTCGATGGACGAGTGCCGCCGCTGCGTCGAACGGGCGCTGGGCAGCCTCGAAGCGGGATCGACGGACGCGAGCCTGAGGGCGATGAAGCTCAATTCGGCTTTGGGATTGTCGCTGACCTTTGCCAAGGGGCATGTACACAGGGCCGGCGATGCCTGGACCGCCGCGCTTGAAATTGCCGAAAGGCTCGGAGACGCAGAGTATCAATTGCGGGCGCTCTGGGGGCTCTGGGCTTATCGGCTCAGCGTCGGTGAATGCCGGGCCGCGCTCGGGCTGGCGCGGCGGTTCGGTCGGATTGCGATGTGCAACGCCGATGGCGTCAACCAGGCCATCGGCGATCGCATGATGGGTTTCTCGCTCTACTACCTCGGGGACCATGCTGCCGCCCAATGGCATATGGAGCGGATGCTGGCGGGATATCCAGCCCGCTCCGGCCCCTCTCACATCAACCGCTTTCACTATGATCAGAGGTCGACGGCAAAGGCTATTCTGGCGCGGATTCTCTGGCTTCAGGGATTCGCGGACCAATCCATGGTCGCGGCTCGATCGGCCGTAGAAGACGCGGGATCGATCGATCATGCGATATCGCACTGCTACGTGCTGGCGGCGGCGATGTGTCCGCTTGCGATCTTGGTGGGCGATCTGGCGTCGGCGGAACGTGCCGTGGCGATGCTGCACGATGTCGCAGCCGACCGCATGCTCGGTGTCTGGCCGACCTGGGGCCGCTGTTGGAACGCGGTCATGCTCATGCAACGCGGCGACACGGCCTCCGGGTTGCGCGCCCTCGAGGCCTCGCTCCCGCAGCTCCGCGAGACGCGATTTGCGCTCTCATGCACGGCGTTTCTCGGTGCGATGGCAGAAGGTTTGGGGAACACCGGCAAAGCGGCGCAGGGTCTAGCGCTCGTCGACGAGGCGTTGGAACGCTCCCAACGCAATGAAGAGCTCTGGTATGTCGCCGAATTGCTACGCCTCAAAGGCGAGCTGGTGCTGGCTGAAGACGACGGGAAGCACAGTGCCGCGGCTGAGGAGCATTTCCTCCAAGCCCTCGACTGGGCAAGCCGGCAAGGCGCGCTCTCCTGGGAGCTTCGCGCCGCCATGAGCCTCGCCAAATTGCGGTGCAAGCAAGCCAAGCCCAAGGAGGCGCTGGCGCTTCTTGCGGGAGTCTATGGTCGCTTCAAGGAAGGCTTCCAAACGGCGGATCTCCGGGCCGCGAAGGCGCTGGTCGAGGCGCTGAGCTAGCGGTCGGCGAGGGCGTTCTGCCGAAGGCGAGGATTCGTCAGTCGTCCGCCGCGGCGCGTTGCGTCTCCGCCGGCCGCCCCGGCCGCGGCGGTCGACGCAGCAGCAACAGGCAGGGGATGGCGAAGATCGCCACCGTCATGATCATGCGGAAGTCCTCGAGATAGGCGATCGTCTGCGCCTGACGATCGATTTCCTCGTTGAGCCTGGCCAGACCTTCGGCGGTCTCCAGGCTCCAGGCGTCGGGCAGCAACGGGACCCGAAAGGCGGGGCTGTAGGGTGTCGCCCGCTCGGCCAGCGCTGCATGGTTGACTTGCTGGTTGTGCGCCAAGAAGGCGGTCACCACCGAGATGCCGATGCTGCCCCCGGTGTTGCGCACCAAGGCGTAGAGGCCGGCGGCCTCGGTGCGATGCTGCTGCGGCAAGGTGGCGAAGGTCATGGTCGAGAGCGGCACGAACAGGAACCCCATGCCGAAGCCCTGCAGAAACCCGGTCCATGAGATGGTCGAGACCGAGACCTCCGGCGTGAAGCCGGTGTAGCGCCACAGCGCATAGGCCGCCATGCTGAATCCGAACAACATGATCAGCCGCGGATCGAACCGCCCGATGAGGCGGCTGACGCTGATCATGGCGCACAACGTGCCGATCCCGCGCGGCGCCATGATGATGCCGGCGGTCATCACCGGGTAGCCCATCAAGGTCTGCAGGAACGGCGGCAGGAGCGCCATCGTCGACATCATCACCGAGGCGACGATGAACACCAGGACGAGGCCGGTTACGAAGGTGCGGTCGCCGAAGATCCTGGGGTCGAAGAACGGCCGATTGGTGGTGAGCGCGTGCACGATGAAGAGATAGAGGCAGAGGGCGGCGATCACCGCCTCGATCACGATTTCGGTCGAGCCGAACCAATCCTTGAGTTCGCCGCGGTCGAGCAGCATCTGAAAGGCGCCGATGGCGAGGCTGAGCAAGGCGAAGCCCAGCGCATCGAGGGACCTGGCGCGGTCGATCGGCGTATCCGGCACGAAGGCGAGGATGCCGATGAGCGCCAGCAGGCCGAAGGGCAGGTTGATGTAGAAGATCCAGCGCCAATCGTAATACTCGGTCAGATAGCCGCCGAGCGTGGGGCCCAGTATCGGCGCCACCATCGTCCCCATGCCCCAGACCGCCATCGCCCAGCCATGACGCTCCTTGGGATAGGTGTCGAACATGAGGGCCTGGGACAGCGGCACCAAGGCGGCGCCGAACACGCCTTGCAGCAGCCGAAAGACCACGAGCTCGGTGAGCGAGGTGGCGATGCCGCACAGCATGGAGGCGACGACGAAGCCGCTGACGGAGATCACGAACAGCCGTTTGCGGCCGAGCCGCGCGGCGACGAACCCGGTGCTGGGCGTGGCGATGGCGGCGGCCACGATATAGGAGGTCAAGACCCAGGAGATCTGGTCCTGGGTCGCCGACAGGCTGCCTTGCATATGCGGCAGGGCCACATTGGCGATGGTGGTGTCCAGCGCCTGCATGACGGTGGCCAGCATCACGCAGATAGTGATGAGGGTGCGCCTGGACGTGCGCTGGGCGAGGCCGATAGCGCGGATCACCGCTCCCACTCGATCACGTCGAACTCCGGATTCTCGTCCAAATCGGCCTCTCGGACTGTATCGCAGGCCCGGTTGCAATGAAACGGTCACGCCGTTCCAGCGCCTTGCTTCTCGCTTGACGCGGGAAGCGGCTATGATCGGGCAATTCGAGAGCCGTCTCGCCCGCCCGCAACATCCGCGGGGTCGCCGGCCGCATCCGGCGCCGGGACGGAGCCAATGCCAGGGAATGAGCCCATGCTGACGCACGCGATCTCCGGGAAGCAGGCCTGGATTGCCGCCACGCTGGCGCCGGCGGACTGGATCGTTCCCATTCCCCATGACTGCCAGGCGGAGCTGGTGCGTGCCTTGGCCGAGATCCGGGCGCATCCCCTACCCATGCTGCTGCTGACGCCCGATGAGTTCCGGCTGGACGCATGCCGCTTGCTCATGCGGCGCGTGCGGGCGCTGCTCGATGACGGCGCCATGTTCGCCGTCGTCGACCGGCTGCCGGTAGAGGAGATGAGCCTCGAGGAGTCGACTTCGCTCTACTGGCTTCTCTCATCCCTGCTGGCGCGCCCGGTCGCGCAGAAGCTGGACGGCACCATGACCTATCTCGTCAGCGACACCGGCGCCACACTCAAGCCCGGCTCCGGCATCCGGCCGACCGTGACCAACGTCGAGCTCAACTTCCACAACGACAATTCCTACAACGAAACTCCGCCGGAGATCGTCGCCTTGCTCTGCCACAGCCAGGCCAAGGAAGGCGGACAGAGCCGCGTGGTCAGCGTCTACTCGGTCCACAACCGGCTGCTGGAGACGGCGCCCGGGCTGCTGCCGCGGCTGTACCGTCCGTTCTGGTACGACCGGCATCGGGAATTCTTCGAGGGCGAGGCGAATACCTTCGCCGCTCCGATCTTCGCCCATGACGCCCGCCTGACGGCGCGTCTCGCCTTGCTCGAGATCCGCGGCGGCTATCAGCTGCGCGGGGAGGCGATGGACGGCGAGACCAAGGCGGCCCTGGACGCGGTCGAATCCGTGCTCGCCCAACCCGATCTGCCGGTGACCCTCCGCTTCGTGCCCGGACAGATCCAATACGTGAACAACCGCTCGACCGGGCATAGCCGCACCGCCTTCCTCGATGGTGAGCTGCCGGGCGAGAAGCGGCTCCTGGTGAGGCTGTGGCTCAGG from Pseudomonadota bacterium harbors:
- a CDS encoding ABC transporter substrate-binding protein, producing MAKRIGSFGAVAVSAILTAAMLSAPAAAQQKVLRYIPQANLGTMDPVINTSSIVHQHSYMIYDNLFAFDSEFRPQPQMVESWTLSQDGLTYTFKLRDALKFHDGTPVRAADAVQSIKRWSARDVAGRRMVELGMDLKVVDDKTFTLTMKEKWGQVLDSLSKLSSSALYVMREKEASVDPTAQITETIGSGPFRFNKELFVPGSKIVYDRNPDYKPRSEPVSMYAGGRVAKVDRVEWSIITDTNTATAALNAGEVDIYETPPLDFLPTLRKNKDIVVRVNNPTGAMGIVRPNHLHPPFNNVKAREALLHMVDQEDYMRAAVGSDPSNWRVCWAYLVCGTTTATEAGAESLRKPDIALAKRLVQESGYKGEPVVVVQPTDQQIIRDFTEVTIQKLKEIGFNVDVKAVDWGTMLAIRAKQDPPGQGGWNITHTWSFGLELGNAVTNFSLTSSCDRKGWPGWVCDEETEKLRDDWARAPDLAARKVVGEKLQRRALQVVHFVPLGQFFQPVAFRSNIKGMIEAAIPVLWNVEKQ
- a CDS encoding PAS domain-containing protein; the protein is MALPSVRWPFETQVVKEAHDYWLSKHVDNRLPSRSDIEPQEIPHLLSCLFLVDVAREPVSFRYRLVGTEIRRWANREFTGTAVNEKEYGPGWQSVFNAYLSAVHTRMPH
- a CDS encoding winged helix-turn-helix domain-containing protein — translated: MVRVAETRATIAFGRLAVLPHRRELRIDDCPIELGSRAFDVLMALIDARGSVVSKDALMDRVWPGRIVEENSLQSQISMLRKAFGTERGLIRTVAGRGYQFIGEPSAREAAVDAPKVPAAATGTTAPIRPPTNLSEPLSELIGRESELAEVAALLGDNRLVTLTGAGGIGKTRIALAAARVLLPTFPDGVWVAELGPLSDPDFVATTVANALNLKLDAEATTAEHIAEAVSSKRVMLVLDNCEHVIVPAARMAEALMRANSAIRVVATSREPLRAEGERIYNLPPLSVPAVGAEDPEEVLRTGAVRLFLARMLAQERYFVRDERLTRGMATICRRLDGIPLAIELAAARASTLGIEGLAARLDDRFSLLTGGRRTALPRHQMLRATLDWSYELLSEPERAVLRRLAAFAGGFSLEGAVALAVGGPISASDVVDTLADLVAKSLVGAEVDRSALPYRLLETTRAYALEKLSESGEFAKVARRRAEFLRDLLLRAEIELETRSAADWVNAYGRSIDDVRLALDWAFSPAGDANLGVDLTVASVPLWVQRESMDECRRCVERALGSLEAGSTDASLRAMKLNSALGLSLTFAKGHVHRAGDAWTAALEIAERLGDAEYQLRALWGLWAYRLSVGECRAALGLARRFGRIAMCNADGVNQAIGDRMMGFSLYYLGDHAAAQWHMERMLAGYPARSGPSHINRFHYDQRSTAKAILARILWLQGFADQSMVAARSAVEDAGSIDHAISHCYVLAAAMCPLAILVGDLASAERAVAMLHDVAADRMLGVWPTWGRCWNAVMLMQRGDTASGLRALEASLPQLRETRFALSCTAFLGAMAEGLGNTGKAAQGLALVDEALERSQRNEELWYVAELLRLKGELVLAEDDGKHSAAAEEHFLQALDWASRQGALSWELRAAMSLAKLRCKQAKPKEALALLAGVYGRFKEGFQTADLRAAKALVEALS
- a CDS encoding DHA2 family efflux MFS transporter permease subunit translates to MGNGNDPVRRRQRGGNPGLLPGDRVRQHGLIPWHWLRPGAGCGRRPRGCCGRARRLSNCPIIAASRVKREARRWNGVTVSLQPGLRYSPRGRFGRESGVRRDRVGAVIRAIGLAQRTSRRTLITICVMLATVMQALDTTIANVALPHMQGSLSATQDQISWVLTSYIVAAAIATPSTGFVAARLGRKRLFVISVSGFVVASMLCGIATSLTELVVFRLLQGVFGAALVPLSQALMFDTYPKERHGWAMAVWGMGTMVAPILGPTLGGYLTEYYDWRWIFYINLPFGLLALIGILAFVPDTPIDRARSLDALGFALLSLAIGAFQMLLDRGELKDWFGSTEIVIEAVIAALCLYLFIVHALTTNRPFFDPRIFGDRTFVTGLVLVFIVASVMMSTMALLPPFLQTLMGYPVMTAGIIMAPRGIGTLCAMISVSRLIGRFDPRLIMLFGFSMAAYALWRYTGFTPEVSVSTISWTGFLQGFGMGFLFVPLSTMTFATLPQQHRTEAAGLYALVRNTGGSIGISVVTAFLAHNQQVNHAALAERATPYSPAFRVPLLPDAWSLETAEGLARLNEEIDRQAQTIAYLEDFRMIMTVAIFAIPCLLLLRRPPRPGRPAETQRAAADD
- a CDS encoding TauD/TfdA family dioxygenase; amino-acid sequence: MLTHAISGKQAWIAATLAPADWIVPIPHDCQAELVRALAEIRAHPLPMLLLTPDEFRLDACRLLMRRVRALLDDGAMFAVVDRLPVEEMSLEESTSLYWLLSSLLARPVAQKLDGTMTYLVSDTGATLKPGSGIRPTVTNVELNFHNDNSYNETPPEIVALLCHSQAKEGGQSRVVSVYSVHNRLLETAPGLLPRLYRPFWYDRHREFFEGEANTFAAPIFAHDARLTARLALLEIRGGYQLRGEAMDGETKAALDAVESVLAQPDLPVTLRFVPGQIQYVNNRSTGHSRTAFLDGELPGEKRLLVRLWLRNAGRRSYRG